DNA from Evansella sp. LMS18:
TGTAAGGGGGTAACGTAAATCCGGCGTTAACGGAGCAGGCTGATAATACAGATGCGTCCAGGCAGTTCTGTTTTCAGCCTCTGGAGACTGTTTTTAATAACAGTGAATCTGGGTGGTACCACGTGAGTATGAACTCTCGTCCCAAGGCGGACGGGGGATTTTTTTATTTCTGGCGTGCCCGGGGGGAAAACATGGAATACCTGAAGAGATAAGCAATCCAATTTTTTATAGATCAAGGAGGTTTTACTATAATGAGTAAAAATGAAAAGACATTCTACATTACTTCGCCGATTTATTATCCAAGTGATAAGCTGCATATCGGCCATGCCTATACTACCGTTGCTGGTGATGCAATGGCCAGGTATAAGAGATTGAGGGGTTTTGAGGTAATGTACTTAACAGGTACAGACGAGCATGGGCAGAAGATTGAACGCAAAGCAGAGGAAAAAGGCGTTACTCCCCAGCAATTTACTGATGAGATTGTAGCCGGGATTAAAAAGCTGTGGGATAAACTGGATATCTCTTATGATGATTTTATCCGGACAACAGAAGAGAGGCATAAAGTCATAGTCCAGAAAATCTTTGACCAGCTTCTGGAGCAGGGTGATATCTATCTGGATAAGTATGAAGGGCTGTATTGTACCCCGTGTGAATCTTTTTACACGGAGTACCAGGCAAAGGGAAATGTTTGCCCTGACTGCGGACGTCCAGTAGAAAAAGTACAGGAGGAATCCTACTTCTTCAAGATGAGCAAATATGCAGACAGGCTACTTAAGTTCTACGAGGAGAACCCTGAATTTATCCAGCCGGAATCAAGGAAGAATGAAATGATTAACAACTTTATCAAACCGGGGCTGGAAGATCTGGCTGTCTCAAGGACGTCTTTCGACTGGGGAGTAAAAGTGAAAAGCGACCCTAAGCATGTGGTGTATGTTTGGATTGATGCGCTGTCTAACTATATAACAGCATTAGGGTACGGAAGCGAAGATGACAGCAAGTACAGGAAATTCTGGCCGGCGGATGTCCACCTTGTGGGTAAGGAAATTGTCCGGTTCCATACAATATACTGGCCGATTATGCTGATGGCGCTGGATCTTCCCCTTCCTAAGAAGGTGTTCGGCCACGGCTGGCTTTTAATGAAGGACGGCAAAATGTCCAAGTCTAAAGGGAATGTTGTAGATCCTGTTCCACTGATTGACCGTTACAGCCTTGATGCCCTTCGTTATTACCTCCTCCGGGAAGTGCCATTTGGTTCTGACGGAGTTTTTACACCGGAAGGGTTTGTGGACAGAGTGAACTATGATCTTGCCAACGACCTTGGAAACCTGCTTAACAGAACTGTTGCCATGATTAATAAGTATTTCGACGGAGAAATGCCGCAGTACGTAAAAGATGCGACAGCTGTGGATGTGTCCCTCGTTGATCAGGTGAACGCTACAGTGACAAAAGTAGAAGCGGCGATGGAAGACA
Protein-coding regions in this window:
- the metG gene encoding methionine--tRNA ligase yields the protein MDQGGFTIMSKNEKTFYITSPIYYPSDKLHIGHAYTTVAGDAMARYKRLRGFEVMYLTGTDEHGQKIERKAEEKGVTPQQFTDEIVAGIKKLWDKLDISYDDFIRTTEERHKVIVQKIFDQLLEQGDIYLDKYEGLYCTPCESFYTEYQAKGNVCPDCGRPVEKVQEESYFFKMSKYADRLLKFYEENPEFIQPESRKNEMINNFIKPGLEDLAVSRTSFDWGVKVKSDPKHVVYVWIDALSNYITALGYGSEDDSKYRKFWPADVHLVGKEIVRFHTIYWPIMLMALDLPLPKKVFGHGWLLMKDGKMSKSKGNVVDPVPLIDRYSLDALRYYLLREVPFGSDGVFTPEGFVDRVNYDLANDLGNLLNRTVAMINKYFDGEMPQYVKDATAVDVSLVDQVNATVTKVEAAMEDMEFSVALTAIWQLVSRTNKYIDETQPWIMAKDEEAKEQLGSVMYHLAESLRYISILIQPFLTATPKKIWQQLGIDEENTSWESLRQFGQLKSGTKVVSKGEPLFPRLDVKEEVKYIVEAMGGVLVSEEDQENSSESSSAEAVIEAPESDEITIDDFTKVELRVAEVIGAEKVKKADKLLKIQLDLGYEQRQVVSGIAKHYSPEELVGKKVICVTNLKPVKLRGELSQGMILAASNEEELTLATIAQSLPNGSKVK